A genome region from Deltaproteobacteria bacterium includes the following:
- a CDS encoding universal stress protein — MKILFVVDASPYTMRALSPGAKICFETGAAVDVVGVVPALSAFMEDYEISPARRDRHLLGIENLAKKAVEAAKTFLAEKGVNIASTCTIQAGGSIGDAVVEYALQEAVNLIILGTGTDKAVRAGLGGAVAQIARESPCSVMVIKSSDL, encoded by the coding sequence GTGAAAATATTGTTCGTGGTGGATGCATCGCCCTATACGATGCGCGCCCTCTCCCCGGGGGCGAAGATATGCTTTGAAACAGGGGCCGCCGTGGACGTCGTCGGCGTGGTTCCAGCGCTTTCCGCGTTCATGGAGGATTACGAGATATCCCCAGCCCGCCGGGACAGACACCTTTTGGGCATAGAAAACCTCGCAAAAAAAGCGGTTGAGGCGGCGAAAACCTTTCTTGCGGAAAAGGGCGTCAACATAGCCTCGACCTGCACCATCCAGGCAGGGGGAAGCATCGGGGACGCGGTTGTGGAATACGCCCTGCAGGAAGCCGTGAACCTGATTATTTTAGGAACGGGCACGGACAAGGCGGTCAGGGCCGGCCTGGGCGGCGCGGTTGCACAAATCGCCCGGGAAAGCCCGTGCTCGGTCATGGTAATCAAATCATCCGACCTATGA
- a CDS encoding sulfite exporter TauE/SafE family protein — MGGPRQVFEFLKAASIAHAKWDIEVSTSIVRSKKRLMVLFLLLLPILAISVATAAGKMDLIGAKTAYAPAFYSTNIFLVSIAIGLAAGLITGCIGAGGGFIITPALMAAGIKGILAVGTDLFHIFAKAIMGTTVHKKLGNVSVKLAVAFLVGSVGGTFIGGAINKGLYDKNPLLSEAFISLIYAVLLGFLGTYALIDFIRSSKGPQEAGGDAHGGPSSGTPALAQKIQAWKIPPVINFDEDFVPGGKNISGVVVAAGGVIVGIMAAIMGVGGGFITFPMFVYIFGVSSMTTVGTDILQIIFTAGFAAIGQYAIYGYVFYTLAMGMLVGSLIGIQVGALTTKVVKGIYIRGFYAISILAGFINRAATLPKKLNELEVISLSNGVVHGIELVGNVVFWAVVGAFGIWVFSMFFKNLGQLRAEE; from the coding sequence ATGGGAGGACCAAGACAGGTTTTCGAGTTTCTGAAGGCCGCATCCATTGCGCACGCGAAATGGGACATTGAAGTGAGCACATCCATAGTGCGCAGCAAAAAGCGCCTCATGGTTCTGTTTCTGCTTCTTTTGCCCATTCTCGCCATCTCCGTGGCGACTGCGGCTGGGAAAATGGACCTGATCGGCGCAAAAACCGCTTACGCGCCGGCCTTTTATTCCACCAACATCTTTCTGGTTTCAATCGCCATCGGCCTGGCCGCCGGCCTCATCACCGGCTGCATCGGCGCGGGCGGCGGATTCATCATCACCCCCGCCCTTATGGCCGCAGGCATCAAGGGCATTTTGGCGGTCGGAACCGACCTGTTCCACATCTTCGCCAAAGCCATCATGGGCACCACCGTTCACAAGAAGCTGGGCAACGTGTCGGTGAAGCTCGCGGTCGCCTTTCTGGTTGGCTCGGTTGGCGGCACCTTTATAGGCGGCGCCATCAACAAGGGCCTTTACGACAAGAACCCCCTTCTTTCAGAGGCCTTCATCAGCCTCATCTACGCGGTTCTTCTCGGATTTCTCGGCACCTACGCCCTCATTGACTTCATCCGCTCCTCAAAAGGCCCCCAGGAAGCAGGCGGCGACGCCCACGGCGGCCCCTCTTCGGGAACCCCGGCCCTGGCACAAAAAATCCAGGCGTGGAAAATTCCGCCCGTCATCAATTTTGACGAGGACTTCGTTCCGGGCGGCAAGAACATAAGCGGCGTGGTGGTTGCGGCGGGCGGCGTGATTGTCGGCATAATGGCGGCCATCATGGGCGTGGGCGGCGGTTTCATCACCTTCCCCATGTTCGTTTACATTTTCGGCGTCAGCTCCATGACCACGGTGGGCACAGACATTCTCCAGATCATCTTCACCGCAGGTTTTGCAGCCATAGGCCAGTACGCCATTTACGGCTACGTGTTCTACACCCTGGCCATGGGCATGCTGGTGGGCTCCCTCATCGGAATTCAGGTCGGGGCGCTCACCACCAAGGTTGTGAAGGGCATCTACATCCGGGGTTTCTACGCGATTTCCATCTTGGCCGGCTTCATCAACCGGGCCGCCACGCTTCCCAAGAAACTCAACGAACTGGAAGTCATAAGCCTTTCAAACGGCGTGGTTCACGGCATAGAGCTCGTGGGCAACGTTGTTTTCTGGGCTGTGGTCGGCGCTTTCGGTATCTGGGTGTTCAGCATGTTTTTCAAAAACCTAGGACAGCTTAGGGCGGAGGAGTGA